One Polaribacter sp. SA4-12 genomic window carries:
- a CDS encoding toxin-antitoxin system YwqK family antitoxin, translating into MKKILIAMLLVANFSFSQEKIPFIDYDEIIQKISKEESNDKVVEIIKTLNKNDSAYNSLLISKSYYLLQLKKYEEALNVVNEGLNSNNDYPKANFYANKGVALSNLKRNDEALKNYNEGLKIYPKNYLLWFNKGFALETEGKLNEAVNAYKTAITLNPIYTKPHLQIGNIYYKQERLTQALMCFNMYLLLEPDVDGAFSVLKSLNNVVKSKNTNKRDRTIILDDQDDSFEDIDLVLSSNVALNKNYKTGNPIDISLAKQNHAMIEQLKNFEGNGGFWDETYLPFYKWIATNNKFDDFIYTLAYSIENEDYQKVIKKNTKQIIAFLSALKIKWANNVSKNNIIFNGKQQDVLYEYSDSYVDAIGNYKDGKAVGFWQFYNELGKLTAEGNFDDSGDRIGKWTWYSSFNKIKEIAFYKEGVLDGKNFMFYTNGKKYVDAVYRNDSLDGQYEYFNNKGALVQRKYFKSGKVDGIYKSYFSVGEKLLEFKIPYKDGEVDGEVLEYYANGDLYAKSYYFAGKKNGVETVYHYNKKVSSEINYVNGEISGDYKSFHSNGKPNEVGQSLEGSYTGDWKTYYSDGTLESESSYKKGDLSDLYNYYDTDGKLYYDYIYRKGEIIAFTFYNKDATILKKGKKKGGAFYYEGFSPKGNKTIEGLYDISGGKVGEWKFYTNNGVLKNKGNFKEDKIIGEYFTYFKNGKIDNVTTYKEDIIDGYYVGYYDNGQMSTQGWYKEGNQQGEWKYYNLDGSLNAINFYHKGALNGTQESYGVRGKLTSTTFYKFGDLISENILGKDEILFEKINYTSKENEYKITSKHYNGNIRTNLSYVNEIKHGDYEIFYFNGKTKIKGSYLNGKQHGTWTWYYENGNVESKVDYSRGNVHGKLINYYENGKIEGTYTYENDLEVGTSFKYYDNGVKKFSVDYYEGKKHGKHVFYDTSGKLQLIRFYNHGEIIGYSYLDKNGTEIAMIPLDKESGKIEGFFDNGKVSRTLELKNGEFINSYKSYTYDGSLIEKINYLDGNYHGVKRTYFSNGNVKKETNYSHGEKHGKQIVYFENGNKKEELMFTNDVEHGMSFIYDEAGKVKTKKEYFNGKVYKVENI; encoded by the coding sequence ATGAAAAAAATATTGATTGCTATGTTACTTGTGGCTAATTTTAGCTTTTCACAAGAAAAAATTCCGTTCATAGATTATGATGAAATCATTCAAAAAATTTCTAAAGAAGAAAGCAATGATAAAGTTGTAGAAATTATTAAGACACTTAATAAAAACGATTCGGCTTATAATTCATTACTTATTTCAAAGTCATATTATTTACTGCAATTAAAAAAGTATGAAGAGGCACTGAATGTTGTAAACGAAGGTCTAAATAGCAATAATGACTATCCTAAAGCTAATTTTTATGCAAATAAGGGAGTTGCTTTATCAAATTTAAAAAGAAATGATGAAGCTTTAAAAAATTATAATGAAGGCCTTAAAATTTATCCAAAGAACTATTTATTGTGGTTTAATAAAGGATTTGCATTAGAAACAGAAGGAAAGTTAAATGAAGCTGTAAATGCATATAAAACAGCAATTACTTTAAACCCAATTTATACTAAACCACATTTACAAATTGGTAATATTTACTACAAACAAGAGCGTTTAACACAAGCGTTAATGTGTTTTAATATGTATTTACTTTTAGAGCCAGATGTAGATGGAGCTTTTTCTGTTTTAAAGTCTTTAAATAATGTTGTTAAATCTAAAAACACTAATAAAAGAGATCGAACTATTATTTTAGATGATCAAGATGATTCTTTTGAAGATATAGATTTAGTACTAAGTAGTAATGTAGCTTTGAATAAGAATTACAAAACAGGAAACCCAATTGATATTTCATTAGCAAAACAGAATCATGCAATGATTGAACAGTTAAAAAACTTTGAAGGAAATGGTGGTTTTTGGGATGAAACGTATCTTCCTTTTTATAAGTGGATTGCTACAAATAATAAATTCGATGATTTTATTTATACGTTAGCTTATTCTATTGAAAATGAAGATTATCAAAAAGTAATTAAGAAAAACACCAAACAAATAATTGCTTTTTTATCAGCTTTAAAAATTAAATGGGCAAATAACGTATCTAAAAACAACATTATTTTTAATGGAAAACAACAAGATGTTCTTTATGAATATAGTGATTCTTATGTAGATGCAATTGGTAATTATAAAGATGGAAAAGCAGTTGGTTTTTGGCAATTCTATAATGAATTAGGTAAGTTAACAGCAGAAGGGAATTTTGATGATTCTGGAGATAGAATTGGTAAATGGACTTGGTATTCTTCATTTAATAAAATAAAAGAGATTGCATTTTATAAAGAAGGAGTGTTAGATGGTAAGAACTTTATGTTTTATACAAATGGAAAAAAATATGTAGATGCTGTTTATAGAAATGATTCTTTGGACGGACAATATGAATATTTCAATAACAAAGGAGCCTTAGTACAAAGAAAATATTTTAAATCTGGTAAAGTAGATGGTATCTATAAATCTTATTTTAGTGTAGGAGAAAAATTGTTAGAATTTAAGATTCCGTATAAAGATGGCGAAGTAGATGGTGAAGTTTTAGAGTATTATGCAAATGGAGATTTATATGCAAAATCGTATTACTTTGCTGGTAAAAAGAACGGAGTAGAAACAGTTTATCATTATAATAAAAAGGTTTCTTCAGAAATTAACTATGTAAATGGTGAGATAAGTGGTGATTATAAATCGTTTCATTCTAATGGAAAACCAAATGAAGTTGGGCAAAGTTTAGAAGGTAGTTATACAGGTGATTGGAAAACGTATTATTCTGACGGAACCTTAGAAAGTGAATCTTCTTATAAAAAAGGAGATTTAAGTGATTTGTACAATTACTATGACACAGATGGTAAATTGTATTATGATTATATCTACAGAAAAGGAGAAATTATTGCTTTTACTTTTTATAATAAAGATGCAACTATTTTAAAGAAAGGGAAAAAGAAAGGTGGTGCCTTTTATTATGAAGGATTTTCTCCTAAAGGAAATAAAACAATTGAAGGATTGTATGATATTTCTGGTGGAAAAGTTGGTGAATGGAAATTCTATACCAATAATGGCGTTTTAAAAAATAAAGGAAACTTTAAGGAAGATAAAATAATAGGCGAGTATTTTACCTATTTTAAAAACGGTAAAATTGATAATGTAACAACCTACAAAGAAGATATCATAGACGGTTATTATGTAGGCTATTATGATAATGGACAAATGAGTACTCAAGGTTGGTATAAAGAAGGAAATCAACAGGGAGAATGGAAGTATTATAATTTAGATGGTAGTTTAAATGCCATTAATTTTTATCATAAAGGAGCGCTTAATGGAACCCAAGAATCTTATGGGGTAAGAGGTAAATTAACGTCTACTACTTTTTATAAATTTGGCGATTTAATTTCAGAAAACATTCTTGGTAAAGATGAAATTTTGTTCGAAAAGATAAATTATACATCTAAAGAAAACGAATATAAAATAACTTCTAAACACTATAATGGAAATATAAGAACGAATCTTTCTTATGTAAATGAAATAAAACATGGAGATTATGAGATTTTCTATTTTAATGGTAAAACAAAAATTAAGGGAAGTTATTTGAATGGAAAACAACACGGAACTTGGACATGGTATTACGAAAACGGAAACGTAGAGAGTAAAGTTGATTATTCTAGAGGAAATGTTCATGGTAAATTAATCAACTATTATGAAAATGGGAAAATAGAAGGTACTTATACTTATGAAAATGATTTAGAAGTAGGAACTAGCTTTAAATACTACGATAATGGTGTTAAAAAGTTTAGTGTTGATTATTATGAAGGAAAAAAACATGGTAAACATGTGTTTTATGATACTTCAGGAAAACTTCAGTTAATTCGTTTTTATAACCATGGAGAAATTATTGGTTATAGTTATTTAGATAAAAACGGAACAGAAATTGCAATGATTCCATTAGATAAAGAAAGTGGTAAGATAGAAGGTTTTTTCGATAACGGAAAAGTTTCAAGAACACTAGAACTTAAAAACGGAGAGTTTATAAATAGCTACAAATCGTATACTTATGATGGAAGTTTAATTGAAAAAATTAATTATCTAGATGGTAATTATCATGGTGTAAAAAGAACATATTTTTCGAATGGTAATGTAAAAAAAGAGACAAATTACAGTCATGGAGAAAAGCATGGAAAACAAATTGTATATTTCGAAAACGGAAATAAGAAAGAAGAATTGATGTTTACGAATGATGTAGAACATGGAATGTCGTTTATTTATGATGAAGCAGGAAAAGTAAAAACGAAAAAGGAATATTTTAATGGAAAAGTTTACAAGGTTGAAAATATATAA
- a CDS encoding DUF3857 domain-containing protein — protein sequence MEKFTRLKIYKSSLIAVFLFVVTGLNAQYSTEFLKYSKLHPEDARIRLQQETVITIEATKEGLEINQEFLEEDLYLNQAATYNSKNTLNFSAFFELNQIEASSFSFENNEYVEKEVVKFTEKDELNTSFYDDTKSLNYVYPNLRKGSKSKLKYSQKIKNPRFLMPFYFGEYYPIKKNKITIIADKGVNLEFRKFNISDDKIKFTKEEKRKQTIYTWELNDQEKYEHEAYTPNYKTILPHIVPIITSYKIKKETKKVLGEVSDLYDWYYSLVENVNIEPANQELVTLVAKITADKKTDLEKVKAIYYWTQKNIKYIAFEYALGGFIPRESNEVFRKKYGDCKDNSSILYRMLEIAGVKGNLTWIGTRSIPYTYEEVPTPVVDNHMILSYENNGRTYYLDATGRYIKFGIPTSFIQGKEALVSYGKDFKIKKVPVVAAKENAIIDITNIKIENGSVIGSSKTSISGYPKIDVFNDLENENTQTKLKQFYNRMFEKGNNKFLVSSFKEANKYHYDNGFIVDYDFEIKNYSKKLGDEIYINLNLNKDLTYYKTDKKRENAIEYDYKRYFKYTTNLEIPTGYKVDYLPEAVKVSNEFLTSEITYVVEGNKVIYNHTIELNFLVLSLEQQKEVNKLIKKIERNYKEIVVLKKE from the coding sequence ATGGAAAAGTTTACAAGGTTGAAAATATATAAATCAAGTTTAATTGCGGTTTTTTTATTCGTAGTTACAGGCTTAAATGCTCAATATTCTACTGAGTTTTTAAAGTATAGTAAACTGCATCCAGAAGACGCAAGAATTCGCTTGCAACAAGAAACAGTTATTACAATAGAAGCTACAAAAGAAGGTTTAGAAATAAATCAAGAATTTTTAGAAGAAGATTTGTATCTAAATCAAGCTGCAACATATAATTCTAAAAACACATTAAATTTCTCTGCTTTTTTTGAATTGAATCAAATTGAAGCTTCCTCATTTTCTTTTGAAAACAATGAATATGTAGAAAAAGAAGTTGTAAAATTTACAGAAAAGGATGAGTTAAATACTTCTTTTTATGACGACACAAAATCGTTAAACTATGTATATCCTAATTTAAGAAAAGGATCAAAATCAAAATTAAAATATTCACAGAAAATTAAAAACCCTCGTTTTTTAATGCCTTTTTATTTTGGTGAATATTATCCCATCAAAAAGAATAAAATAACCATTATTGCAGATAAAGGTGTGAATCTAGAATTCAGAAAATTCAATATTTCTGATGATAAAATAAAATTTACAAAGGAAGAAAAGCGTAAACAAACAATTTATACTTGGGAGCTTAATGATCAAGAAAAATACGAGCATGAAGCATATACGCCAAACTATAAAACCATTTTGCCTCATATTGTGCCTATCATCACTTCTTATAAAATTAAAAAGGAAACAAAAAAGGTTTTGGGTGAAGTATCCGATTTATATGATTGGTATTATTCTTTGGTTGAAAACGTGAATATAGAACCTGCAAATCAAGAATTGGTCACTTTAGTAGCTAAAATTACTGCGGATAAAAAAACCGATCTAGAAAAAGTAAAAGCAATTTATTATTGGACACAGAAAAACATAAAATATATTGCTTTCGAGTATGCTCTTGGAGGTTTTATACCAAGAGAATCTAACGAGGTTTTTAGAAAAAAATATGGCGATTGTAAAGATAACTCAAGTATACTTTACAGAATGTTAGAAATTGCAGGCGTAAAAGGAAATTTAACGTGGATTGGTACAAGAAGTATTCCTTATACCTATGAAGAAGTGCCAACGCCAGTGGTAGATAATCACATGATTCTTTCTTATGAAAACAACGGAAGAACGTATTATTTAGACGCAACAGGAAGATATATTAAATTCGGAATTCCGACTTCTTTTATTCAAGGAAAAGAAGCATTGGTTTCTTATGGTAAAGATTTTAAGATTAAAAAAGTACCTGTTGTTGCTGCTAAAGAAAACGCAATTATAGATATTACAAACATAAAAATTGAAAACGGAAGTGTAATTGGGTCTTCAAAAACAAGTATTTCTGGGTATCCAAAAATTGATGTTTTTAATGATTTAGAAAACGAAAATACCCAAACAAAATTGAAACAATTCTATAATAGAATGTTCGAAAAAGGGAATAACAAGTTTTTAGTCAGTAGTTTTAAAGAAGCGAATAAATATCATTACGACAATGGTTTTATAGTTGATTACGATTTCGAAATTAAAAATTATTCTAAAAAATTGGGCGATGAAATTTATATCAACCTAAACTTAAACAAAGATTTAACGTATTATAAAACGGACAAAAAACGTGAAAACGCAATAGAATACGATTATAAAAGATATTTTAAATACACTACAAATTTAGAAATTCCTACAGGTTATAAAGTAGATTATTTACCAGAAGCTGTAAAAGTTTCTAATGAATTTTTAACAAGTGAAATCACTTATGTAGTAGAAGGGAATAAAGTAATTTACAATCATACTATTGAATTAAATTTTTTAGTTTTAAGTTTAGAGCAACAAAAAGAAGTAAACAAACTGATTAAAAAAATTGAAAGAAATTACAAAGAAATAGTAGTTTTAAAAAAAGAATAA
- a CDS encoding DUF3857 domain-containing protein, translating to MKFSILVAVLFAFQITVAQNEPFFESYDWEETPNYTVEKGSTEDMIAVKEKTVTEFYFKEKDLVEYFLEHKVLWLNSDDAIEEYNKIYLPFSSRAELQINKARVITPEGKLITLDQSKILTAEDEETGRTYKYYALEGITKGSFIEYMYVVKRPPSYTGKKVYIQDSYNKDKVQFDLFSPSNLLFKFKSFNDLATVERDTLTKEKLHYKLHIDKVKKLESEYQAPYNASRAFIVYKMDKNTAGNGADMVSYNNVSQNIYSRYYKEYSSKTAGLIRDYIKELELPKNADEESIIRKLDFYIKSNVYSQDVYSEDLEDLDKILTESVANETGVIKLYIAVLRTLNIKHELVLTTDRKQMRFDTEFEATNFLTDFLLYFPKSKKYVSPNASGTRFGFPMPYMMDNYGLFIKEVVIGDFKSAVGKIKYIEPVKADEVVDVMKVTIDFDKENLTENSINFDRAFSGYYAMNIQPFMHLIQGDDREELVDSFIEGITTEFEITDRKLINDDSELFGVKPLQFIVDFTTEAFVEKAGRKYLFKLGDLIGQQVQLYQEKERVLPLEEQFHRSYLRTLTINIPEGYKITNLDDINIDNSYSKNGKELFSFKSSYQLEGNTVTVTADEHYRENIVQVAMYEEYRTVINSAADFNKIVLLLEPK from the coding sequence ATGAAATTTAGCATATTAGTGGCAGTATTATTTGCCTTTCAAATTACAGTAGCGCAAAACGAACCTTTTTTTGAAAGTTATGATTGGGAAGAAACTCCAAATTATACAGTAGAAAAAGGAAGTACAGAAGATATGATTGCTGTAAAAGAAAAAACAGTTACAGAGTTTTATTTTAAAGAAAAAGATTTAGTAGAATATTTTTTAGAACACAAAGTTTTGTGGCTAAATTCTGATGATGCAATTGAAGAATATAACAAAATATATTTGCCTTTTTCATCGAGAGCAGAATTGCAAATAAACAAAGCAAGAGTAATTACTCCAGAAGGGAAATTAATCACTTTAGATCAATCTAAAATATTAACTGCAGAAGATGAAGAAACAGGAAGAACGTATAAGTATTATGCCTTAGAAGGAATTACAAAAGGCAGTTTTATAGAGTATATGTATGTTGTAAAAAGACCACCAAGTTATACCGGCAAAAAAGTCTACATTCAAGATTCTTATAATAAAGATAAAGTTCAGTTCGATTTGTTTTCGCCAAGTAATTTACTGTTCAAGTTTAAGAGTTTTAATGATTTAGCAACAGTAGAAAGAGATACTTTAACTAAAGAAAAACTACATTATAAACTACATATCGATAAAGTTAAAAAACTAGAAAGCGAATACCAAGCACCTTACAATGCATCTAGAGCTTTTATTGTTTATAAAATGGATAAAAACACAGCAGGTAATGGTGCAGATATGGTTTCATATAACAATGTTTCACAAAATATATATAGTAGATATTATAAAGAATATTCAAGTAAGACAGCAGGTTTAATTCGCGATTATATTAAAGAATTAGAATTGCCAAAAAATGCAGATGAAGAAAGCATTATTAGAAAATTAGATTTTTACATTAAATCAAATGTGTATTCGCAAGATGTTTATAGTGAAGATTTGGAAGATTTAGATAAAATTCTAACAGAAAGTGTAGCGAATGAAACGGGAGTTATCAAACTATATATTGCAGTTTTAAGAACTTTAAATATAAAGCACGAACTTGTTTTAACTACGGATAGAAAACAAATGAGATTCGATACAGAATTCGAAGCGACTAATTTTTTAACGGACTTTTTACTGTATTTTCCAAAATCTAAAAAGTATGTATCACCAAATGCATCAGGAACAAGATTTGGGTTTCCGATGCCTTATATGATGGATAATTATGGACTATTTATAAAAGAAGTTGTTATTGGAGATTTTAAATCTGCCGTTGGAAAAATTAAATATATTGAACCTGTAAAAGCAGATGAAGTTGTAGATGTTATGAAAGTAACAATCGATTTCGATAAAGAAAACTTAACAGAGAATAGTATTAATTTTGATAGAGCTTTCAGCGGATATTATGCTATGAATATTCAGCCTTTTATGCATTTAATACAAGGAGATGATCGAGAAGAATTGGTAGATAGTTTTATTGAAGGTATTACAACAGAATTCGAAATTACAGATAGAAAACTTATAAATGATGACTCAGAATTGTTTGGTGTAAAACCATTGCAATTTATTGTAGATTTTACAACGGAAGCTTTTGTAGAAAAAGCAGGAAGAAAATATTTGTTTAAGTTGGGCGATTTAATTGGACAACAAGTACAATTATATCAAGAAAAAGAAAGAGTTTTGCCTTTAGAAGAGCAGTTTCATAGAAGTTATTTAAGAACCTTAACAATTAATATTCCTGAAGGTTATAAGATTACTAATTTAGATGATATTAATATTGATAATTCATATTCTAAAAACGGAAAAGAATTGTTCTCTTTTAAGTCTTCTTATCAATTAGAAGGAAATACTGTAACAGTAACTGCAGACGAACATTATAGAGAAAACATTGTACAAGTAGCAATGTATGAAGAATATAGAACTGTAATTAATAGTGCAGCAGATTTTAATAAAATAGTATTATTATTAGAACCAAAATAA
- a CDS encoding mobile mystery protein B: MGLEFDYKVGQTPLDEEEKEGLKIKSITTQGELDEFEQLNIEKAVEWTIHTKIKPEKILTEKFVKNLHKRMYGDVWKWAGEFRKTEKNIGIPWTQIGIELKILLDDTKYWIENKTFSPEEIAIRFKHRIVSIHCFPNGNGRHSRMMADIIMESIFGNEIFSWNQSNMVKANETRNQYIKALRKADKGNYKQLIEFAKN, translated from the coding sequence ATGGGATTAGAATTCGATTATAAAGTCGGACAAACACCTTTAGACGAAGAAGAAAAAGAAGGGCTTAAAATAAAGTCAATTACTACTCAAGGAGAATTGGATGAATTTGAGCAATTGAATATTGAAAAAGCAGTGGAATGGACGATTCATACAAAAATAAAACCTGAAAAAATTTTAACAGAAAAGTTTGTAAAAAACTTACATAAAAGAATGTATGGCGATGTATGGAAATGGGCAGGCGAATTTAGAAAGACAGAAAAAAACATTGGAATTCCGTGGACGCAAATTGGAATTGAATTAAAAATTTTACTTGACGACACTAAATATTGGATAGAAAACAAAACTTTTTCGCCTGAAGAAATAGCTATACGATTTAAACATCGCATAGTATCCATTCATTGTTTTCCAAATGGAAATGGAAGGCACTCTAGAATGATGGCTGATATTATAATGGAATCAATATTTGGAAATGAAATATTTTCTTGGAACCAATCAAATATGGTTAAAGCTAACGAAACAAGAAATCAATATATAAAAGCCTTAAGAAAAGCTGATAAAGGCAATTATAAACAGTTAATTGAATTTGCAAAAAACTAA
- a CDS encoding mobile mystery protein A encodes MRNKRKLLIEQLDQKLQPFSEASKVLVPERGWIHTIRTTLNMTMAQLGTKLNITRQGVKRIEESEANGTITLKSLKNAANAMDLKLVYALVPKNETINNLIQLKAESLAKKIVLRTNQNMKLENQGIGDEKIAKTIKELADEIKREMKKSLWD; translated from the coding sequence ATGAGAAATAAGCGAAAACTTTTAATTGAGCAACTAGACCAAAAGCTTCAACCATTTTCTGAAGCTAGTAAGGTATTGGTCCCAGAACGTGGATGGATACATACAATTCGAACGACATTGAATATGACAATGGCACAACTTGGCACCAAATTAAATATAACTAGGCAAGGTGTAAAAAGAATTGAAGAGAGTGAAGCTAATGGTACAATAACACTCAAATCTTTAAAAAATGCAGCTAATGCAATGGACTTAAAATTAGTTTATGCACTGGTTCCAAAAAATGAAACCATCAACAATTTAATACAACTAAAAGCAGAATCACTGGCAAAAAAAATAGTTTTAAGAACCAACCAAAATATGAAATTAGAAAACCAAGGAATTGGAGATGAAAAGATCGCTAAAACCATAAAGGAACTTGCGGATGAAATAAAACGAGAGATGAAAAAATCATTATGGGATTAG
- a CDS encoding TonB-dependent receptor has product MKKITIFLFLFVSTLANAQSFTLSGKVVDENNDFLPGATILVKESKKGTSTDFDGQFSVNLSKGKYTIQVSFIGYKSVSKEVSLTKNDEIEFSLLPDSTVLEEVLVSAVRVKANSPVTHSNLSKKEIAKRNLGQDIPILLNYLPSVTTSSDAGAGVGYTYIRVRGSDGSRVNVTVNGIPYNDAESQGSFWVNMGDFASSTESLQLQRGVGTSTNGSGAFGASLNILTDAISEEAGGEISNSFGSYGTRKHTAKFTTGKVNDHFEFAGRLSNVYSDGYIDRAFTDLKSYFLQASYVDENTLVKALAFSGKEYTYQAWFGLTAEELKEDRKQNPYTYDNETDNYQQDHYQLHWNEKLNKNWSTNLGLNYTRGKGYFEQFKGEESAADFNNLIEEDSDVIVRRWLDNHFYVANFNATYKNDEIEIIGGMSYSNYTNDHYGEVIWGSDLSDGTTIRDQYYFSDAKKTDYSSFVKTTYKVTDQLTAFVDLQGRFVTYKTKGLTSDRDAIDVNSNFNFFNPKLGFTYALNETNSFYASYAKANREPNRNDFEVGTTQHESLDDYELGWRLKNENIKLSTNVYYMNYKNQLVLTGALNDVGSPIRATSGKSYRLGLEVDADIRISDQFSMRPNVAISSNKNVDFNAPINGALINLGNTPISNSPDIIAGNAFVFQPLKNLQFSLLSKYVGEQYMGNLGGAIVNEPSVLYSEISTNNEKLKSYFTSDFNVVYELETTKIFKSIVFSALINNIFDTKYVDRGYYYTYDDTWSVAGETTTIDGAGYYPQATRNFLVGVTLKF; this is encoded by the coding sequence ATGAAAAAAATTACCATTTTTTTATTCTTGTTTGTAAGTACACTTGCAAACGCCCAGTCCTTTACGCTTTCAGGAAAAGTAGTAGACGAAAACAATGATTTTTTACCAGGAGCAACTATTTTGGTGAAAGAAAGTAAAAAAGGAACGTCCACCGATTTTGATGGTCAGTTCTCTGTAAATCTTTCAAAAGGAAAGTACACAATTCAAGTTTCTTTTATTGGTTACAAGTCTGTTTCTAAGGAAGTTTCTTTGACTAAAAATGATGAAATTGAGTTTTCGTTATTGCCAGATTCTACGGTTTTAGAAGAGGTTTTGGTTTCTGCAGTTCGTGTAAAAGCGAATTCACCTGTAACACACTCTAACTTATCAAAAAAGGAAATTGCTAAGCGTAATTTAGGGCAAGACATTCCTATTCTGCTTAACTATTTACCTTCTGTAACTACATCTTCTGATGCAGGAGCTGGTGTTGGTTACACATACATTCGTGTTCGTGGTTCTGATGGAAGTCGTGTAAATGTTACTGTAAATGGAATTCCGTATAACGATGCTGAAAGCCAAGGGAGTTTTTGGGTAAATATGGGAGATTTTGCTTCTTCTACAGAAAGCTTACAATTACAACGTGGTGTTGGTACATCTACAAATGGTTCTGGTGCTTTTGGTGCAAGTTTAAATATTTTAACCGATGCTATTTCTGAAGAAGCTGGTGGAGAAATTTCGAACTCTTTTGGTTCTTACGGAACAAGAAAACACACTGCAAAGTTTACAACAGGAAAAGTAAATGACCATTTTGAGTTTGCCGGACGTTTGTCTAATGTGTATTCTGATGGTTATATCGATAGAGCTTTTACTGATTTAAAATCGTATTTCTTACAAGCTTCTTACGTAGATGAAAATACCTTAGTAAAAGCATTGGCTTTTAGTGGTAAAGAATATACATACCAAGCTTGGTTTGGTTTAACCGCAGAAGAATTAAAGGAAGACAGAAAACAGAATCCTTATACGTATGATAATGAAACTGACAACTACCAACAAGATCATTATCAATTACATTGGAACGAGAAATTAAACAAAAACTGGTCTACAAACTTAGGTTTAAACTATACAAGAGGTAAAGGTTATTTTGAACAATTTAAAGGAGAAGAGTCTGCAGCAGATTTCAATAATTTAATTGAAGAAGATAGCGATGTTATTGTTAGACGTTGGTTAGACAATCATTTTTATGTAGCAAATTTTAACGCGACTTATAAGAATGATGAGATAGAGATTATTGGGGGAATGTCTTACAGTAACTATACTAATGATCATTATGGAGAAGTAATTTGGGGAAGTGATTTATCTGATGGAACAACTATTAGAGATCAATATTATTTTAGTGATGCTAAAAAAACAGATTATAGTTCGTTTGTAAAAACGACCTATAAAGTAACAGATCAATTAACTGCTTTTGTAGATTTACAAGGAAGATTTGTAACTTATAAAACAAAAGGATTAACATCTGATAGAGATGCAATAGATGTAAATTCTAATTTTAATTTCTTTAATCCTAAATTAGGATTCACATACGCACTTAACGAAACAAATAGTTTTTATGCCTCTTATGCAAAAGCAAATAGAGAACCTAATAGAAATGATTTTGAAGTAGGAACTACACAACATGAAAGTTTAGATGATTATGAGTTAGGTTGGCGTTTAAAAAACGAAAACATTAAATTAAGTACCAACGTTTACTATATGAATTATAAAAATCAGTTAGTATTAACTGGTGCTTTAAATGATGTTGGTTCACCTATTAGAGCCACAAGTGGAAAAAGTTACCGTTTAGGTTTAGAGGTTGATGCAGATATTCGTATTAGTGATCAATTTTCTATGAGACCAAATGTAGCAATTAGCTCTAATAAGAACGTAGATTTTAACGCTCCCATAAATGGTGCTTTAATAAATTTAGGAAATACGCCTATTTCTAATTCTCCTGATATAATTGCTGGTAATGCTTTTGTTTTTCAGCCTTTAAAAAACTTACAATTTTCTCTTTTATCTAAATATGTTGGTGAACAATATATGGGTAATTTAGGCGGTGCAATTGTTAATGAGCCTTCAGTTCTTTATAGCGAAATATCTACAAATAACGAAAAATTAAAAAGTTACTTTACAAGTGATTTTAATGTAGTTTATGAACTAGAAACAACTAAAATATTTAAATCAATTGTGTTTTCTGCTTTAATAAATAACATTTTTGATACAAAATATGTAGACAGAGGTTATTATTACACGTATGATGATACTTGGTCTGTAGCAGGTGAAACTACTACGATAGATGGTGCTGGTTATTACCCACAAGCAACTAGAAACTTTTTAGTTGGTGTAACTTTAAAGTTTTAG